The genomic interval cgaccaattcagccgaacaaatataataaaccgaATCTAAATGGACCAGATAACAAGGACcagcttaaaataaaaaaaaatcataaaaatcggttcatcccataaaaagttatgaggcaAGAATCACAAAAGAATTCAGTCGAATTATGAACCATTTCTTTTTTGgaatctgtttaaaaaaataccacgggtgaagccagggccgagtgaaaataaaatacatattactcACTGAGGTTTCCTTCCGACACACGAGGCGAGGCCGTCCACGAGCACGGCCGGGATCAAATGGAGGAAGAAGATGTATATTTGGTTCATTACGGCCGACTTGTTCAGTGTTAATGAAATGTacctgaaataataatttttataataatccaGAGTGGAGATGCAAGAGCTATAAGCTCGGGGGTGGAAGTGTCTAATGGCGTAATAGCGGGGAAACCCAATCCGGACCTGCGGGCCCGCGATGGTGAAACCGGTGCCGCACCTCTCTACACCCCTAGCCAGTCAGCTGGTGTTGCACCCTTGTTGCCATTTTAGGTAACTTTTTTGGGAGCCCATCGACCGAACTGGCAAGTCACCGTCTGCcactatttttcaatttttctatGTTGAAAAGGCAGACGCCCATAGTTCCCCATAGACCCAACCCACCAATCCATCGAACACCCTCATTCCATAGCCTAGTTTTGATCCTTGCCATTTTTACAATAGTCCTACATCGGCCGCGAAATGCCCAGGGCTGTATCTCTATAGTGCAGTCGTGGCCAGGCTGCAGCTGGTGTCCCACAACACATCAAAACTCTCTAAagcctctgcgtgttggatctgtgtcccgACATATGCCTTCCAAAGAACcgggtatttatttataataataaactttatttagcaccaattatacgtaaatataaaagaaaacaaacaatataatacagaGCCAACAAGGTTTTAGGTGTGATAGAGGTAATTGAGAAGTACCTACTTAGTATATATgcatacctatatatttaaaatgactgggaagggtaaaaaatggaaaaaggGAATGTATTCTTGATTTCTCATCCATTCTAATCCACTTCTTTATTCTCTCCttcaatactttatttacaaattttagaTTTTCCAAAAATAAAGCATGATTTGAAAGTGGTGGTAGTGGTGATGATAAATGTGGCACTGGTGGTGATAACAATGTTGATGACAATCGTGGTGATAAAGGTAGTGGTGATGATGGTAGTAGAGGTTATAGTGGCGATAATAAAGATGATGAGTCTGATGATGTCACTGCTGATGAATACATCTCACTCACCATACAGCGTTCGACAGCGGATGCCTGTCGATTCTCTCCATGTTCTGTCTCATAAATTCTCCCCATGTGATTTTGTTTTCTACCGAGCTGACGTAGTTGAAAATCGGCGGCTCTGAAGGTGGAGACCTGATTGGAGTAAAATCGATTGATTGAACGGTTGATTGATGGTTGATTGGTGGTTGATTGGTAGATCaattgattgaataatttaatgtttgatCGATCGATTGTTTGATTGATGGACGATTGTCTGTTGAATTCTTGAATTTTACGCAACAACAAACTTGAATCAAGTTGCGCACTCGCTATCAACATGTTCCTAGCAGCACTGCGTGTTGCAGAGCTAGTAACGTCTTGTTGTAAAtgagatatatttaaagactATATAATACTATCAAGCTAAACTAAAAAATTGGATCATGTTGTAAAGTTATCGCTTTAGAAGCGAcataaaacaagtttttagAAGCATAGAGGGCCATATGATGTTAactgttttttgtatatttttagttcttaaaatagaaatagaaaagtTTATAATCATCCTCTACTAATTAAGATTTCCATCGGGTTTCATCCTTACCTACTCCGATACTTCTTACAAACGTCAACGGAAGCGGCGATGAGGCAGTTAACCACTGAGTCAACGGGAACCAAGTCGGCGGTTACGTCCTTATCGCATTGAATCGTGCGGAGCATTCCCGtcactgaaataatattaatgtcggatatcaattgtgttttaataagcTGCTGGATGAATCAGTCAGTTAACTTATAGATGTcgctattaattttttttttaatgtcatagcgggcaactgagctggtggttcgcctgatggtaaacgaacACCACcggccatgaacattcgcagaagctcagacctcttagaatgcgctgcccgattttaagggaaaagggataaggaaaggtttgatgattggaaaaaaataatggactgggaagggctaggacaAGGAAATAGGCCTTAACTTCAAAGTCAAAATGTCAAGACTCTAGCTATCGAAAAATGAATATCGAATCACTTGGAAATATTGCGCATTTGTACGGACTGCGGCTTGGTGATCAACCAACCCAACTACACTCACTTTTTTAATAGTCCTTGTGATTTGTTGTGAATTTTTATCAACTGACTACATCAATTGTGTAGAATTGCAGTACAATAGAATATTGAGATCgaactaatataaaacacaatccCCTTTGATTcttaacattatatatgttatttctgtgtattatataagtaggtattcTTTTTTTCCAAACAGTGAACACTGCCGGAATACTGTGGATGCCGTCTGCAGTCTGACTTACCTTCCTATATCCATCTAAGAGACATTAGACGAAAATGCAAACGAAATTGGGTAACTACTGTTTTTCacacaaatttattaacgtataaaatacgttttaacCCATTAGAAGTTTTTTTGTGTGTGcgagtcgagtacgcttcggcacgaattgggtcaacTCTCGCCGGGGGAGAACCAGACCTCTACAGATAACCGGCGTGACATAGTCGCATGCTAATATGTTTCATACGGTGGgtgggggagtcggaggccggaggaaaaggaaacgtcCTTTTTCTCACACTTTgtaatccattccttctatccaatcgtcaatcctttccttatctctaTCTTTTTCACCATACCTCTGCtttgttcacgggcggtggtgatcgcttaccatcaggcgaaccaccagctcagttgcccgctaaaACAAGTTTAAGGTTAAACAAGCTATACATACTACTTCCCACCGTGACTCCGGTCGGCCCGTACATATTGTCCAACCAACATTTCAATGGCTCATTCGCTGTGGAGATTACTGAAAagtgaacaaaataaatttagaaaatgctttagttttacaattaaatatacatccGAAACTGTGGAACGATTTTGAGCtatgaataatttgatttatctgCTTTCATTAGcattaagaaaataagaatctgttaaaacatttactattatttttatttatatttaaataacaatttttgtttggttcaaatttttttttacccttAAGCATATAGACATTTTTTCACGTAATTGATTAGGGTTGCCTCTTTTGCGTTTTGTccaattaattaaagtgaTAAAGATGAGAgtgtaataagataaaaatttagataaaattaagcACCAAGTCGCATCTTATACCACTCTATCCTAAAACCCGatttaaaagtatcctatacatatattgtatgtggtagtcgagcacgcttcggcacgaattgggccagctcgcaccggggaagtaccacacccccacagaagaccggcgtgaaatagcatactgctgtgtttcgttcggtgagtgggggagccggaggcccatatcctcttccttacccttcccagtcctttcctttattcctctcttcaatcctttcctaatcccgtTCCAACttgcagtcggcaatccatttgtagaggcgtaagatctacattggaccttacgcctctccaaatgttcatgggcggtggtagcgcttaccatcaggcgacccaccagctccattgtcgacgatgacataaaaaaaaaaaaaaaaaaaaaatcctaactTAAACCTACCcatcacactaatatcataaatgtgaaagtttgatGATTGGATGTCTGTCCGGCAATCaggctgaaactactgaacggattttgatgaaatttggtatacagacagggtaagACTTGGGTGAtatacttttaatcccgattaaatgctccctacgaacaggaatcttgatatccgggcggagccgggacgagcgtctagaagcaatatattaatatttaatacaaatttcatccagAACCTATCATCCACTCATATCATTCCATACATCAATCCATTCCACACATCCATACCATCCTGACGAACATTCGAGATTATTATCTTACCGATAGCAGGCCTGAAGATTCCCAAAGGTACACCAGAGCAGGAATTCCGAAGTTCCTTCTCCGTTAGCGCCTTGgtaaatgtgtatgtgttgGGCCATTCGCCTAGTATCCTGAgaatatcatcatcaccattatcatcatcatcatcaccatcattaccatcatcattatcatcataatcttcatcatcatattGACTCTTCGATCATTAGTttctattaatacataaagagCGACAAATGcaatcatcaaaatttttGCTAGTTTTAGTGCATTGTAAATCCGActctaaataattgtaatatggTCCAATTCATTGTAGTGTACATTGATCATATTATGCCGATAAAATATTCAACGTGGATATTATATCgacctataaaataaatcgattaatCTGATACTTAAAACAATGACAATAAGATGGTTTTTGCTATATGTTTCCTTAGACTAGAATTTTACAAACACATTTGAGGACAGTTATAATTTCGTTATTGCAGCTAATACAATAATCGAAGTATCGGTTAATTATAACCGATACTTCATCatcataacattaaattccTTTGATAATACCATCATCATAGTtatcattaacaaaaattgtttttataattacataattttgttcCCATTGTTTGGTTttctaataatacatttatgtcTCTGTTGGATCCGggtatgcaaataaaaaaattgaaaaagtaaACTGACTCGggcaatatataaatttgtttatgtcGTTTAAGATTCGTATTCATTcgtattattaataagaaataaagaaataataagagCAAGTTGCTCGGGTAAAATCTCATTTGTTCTTGTAAGTTTGTCTATGGTCTGTtagattcattttattaataaaatctgttttacAAAATGTCTGTAGGtggtcttaatttttttagaaataccAAGTTTAAATATGTCCACATGGTAGGCACGAGCTTTCAAACAGAGAAAGAATCatcataattcaaaaatttccccagtcgaaagttctacGGTTAACACAAATACAGTCAATTGAACTAacgattaatatattttattattttatattatcctagctgcacccggcaaacgctgttctgccttactcttatcgtttagtggtatgaaaatagatagaaatagatgttagccgattctcagacctacccaatatgcttaccaaatttcagaggaatcggtcaagccgtttcggaggagtatagagactaacattgtgacacgagaattttattttatattatattaagtccTCATTTTGCAAGtgattgaaaaataacttACTCAGGTAAAATCTCATTTATCTGCGCATCCGTAAGTTTGTCTATGGTCTGTTGGATCCTGCTGCAGTCGGCTTCCAGCGGGTAGAACTTCTCTTCTATGCTAGACAAGTGCGAGTTTGAATATGCCGTTGATATATGCATGAACACCTGgaagaataacaaaaaatttgagAAATCAATGTTATACATACatcctatccttcctactaatgttataaatgcgaaagtttgtaaggaagtgtgtgtttttttctctttcacgaaataactaataaaccgattgcaatgaaattttatacgtagatagctgaacaactggaataacatataggcaactttttatcctgttttactacgggatacggacttacgcgggtgaaaccgctgggcgcagctagtaaactatAAATTCAAGTATCAGTTGTGATATCGTATAAAACTGactgtgttaaaaataataatgtattttttcaagAAACTTCACGAACCTATATAACTTCAATTGTAACGAAACAACTAATTGTTCAGGATTTTcctttgaatatattaagtGTTCTGAAGTCTAGATTGATCCCTAGACCATACCTTTAGGTCTCTCATTTCCCTGGCCAATTGTAAGAGATATAAAGACGCCTGCACGTTCGTAGCCAGTGCTGCTCTCAGATGCTCGTCGAACTTCACCGTTGCCGCGGAGTGGAAGATCATATTTACCTggaatatcatcatcatcatcatcatcatcatctttatCATCACCAGCCTTATCACCATCATCGTCACTATTAGCatcactttaattataaaagttgctttgattactttaattttaaactacttaatttcatttgtaaactcaataaaaaattctcaaaaaccctcattatatttattacatatattggGGCCCAGCTCATAGTTTTtgcttcattaaaaatataaaattcacattttaaaatatatttgacgtttattactaatatttatctttcatCAATATATACTCACCTTTTCGATAAGTGTTTGTCTGTCCTTTATGTTGAGACCTAAGCCAGGACGCTCGCAGTCCGCTGGGATGACTACAATCTTGTGCCTGAACTTTGGTACCTCCTCCTTTAGCCGATCGAACATctggaaaataaaaagttatttaaagtaCTAAATGTGCCCTACGGAATCACCCGCATCAGTATGAGGAACGTGTTCATAGCGTGTTGTTATATAGCCTTCTTCGATGAATGGACTATCTAtggtaaaaaattcaattcgtTCCTGAGATTATCGTTTTcaacgaacaaacaaaataaacaaactaatgcgatttaaaatatagtaaaagaACAGTATCAAACTAAAACTAACAGAAAAACACctaaaatgttaaatggaAGAGCGGCACCTCCTGAcacaagcatttttttttgcttactAGAAGTTTTCCAATCGCCAAAcagtttaatacaataatttaattaatgaaataaataatttgaattttaaagaaactaAACGAAATCCGAAACGGTATGAACTATTTTTAACTTCCGACCCAAAGACCCAAAAATGATTTatgagtgtgggagtcgagcaccaTTCCAGGCTTCAggacgaattgggccagctcgcaccggggaagtaccacacccccacagcaGATTGacatgaaatagtagcatgctagcGTGTTTCGTTCTGTGACCGTGACCTGAAgacccgtatccttttcctcacccttccagTACATTCATTTGTTCCCACTATCAATCCCTTCCTTAACGATTTTCCTTAAAAGCGAGCAACGCATTCGCAGCTTCAAATGTTCAGGTGATCGcgtaccatcaggcgaaacaccagctcagttgcccgctatggcataacaaaaatatatattgtgtggtatatttacatcataattaataatgttgacTTGCttcaaatatacctatatatctaGGGGgatggataaataaatgatgatgatgattatgatgatagAGATATCAAATCTCCGTTCGCTAGGGTGCTGGATTATTATAACTAACTCTCAAAGGAAGCCATGTCAATGCAGTGTGTTGattgatacaataaataataaaatacaatacatgtATATCTGGTAATTAATTTCGATAGAATATAGAAAACATATAACACAAGTAAAACAAAACGTTGATAAggaaaataacacaattttattcattatttacaataaatcgTTCATACAAGAACATTTACAAGAATCACATAAAGTCCTCTTGAAAACCAATATTTACCAATATGCAAGCGTTAAGGGCAAACACTAACATCAAACCTTGACCGacttattgatattattataataaatattattatattatatatgtaggtGTGTTAATTGTTCACATCGTGACTGCAGTAAGCATATCTATCGTTCGCATCAACCTATTTCGGTTCAATgttaagataaatttattacatctatCGGATTAAAGACGCTTCATTATtctattaaactagctgtttGCGTCGGcgtcgcccgtggtacatacagcctatgtcactcagtgaagttgcagctttctaatggtgaaagaagttttgaaatcggtccagtggtttttgcgtgaaaacgttacaaacatagaaaatacaaaatgttccTCTTTATGACATTAGTGTAAACGTATGTGTGAGTATGTCAAGCAGCAGTCTCTCACGACGTTATCCTGTGTctcatatgtatatttaagtttttgtacTCTACCAATGTTGTGAGGACTGAATGAAGatgcttttaatattgtactagctgcgccccgcggttttacccgcgtaagtccgtatcccgtagtaatatcgggataaaaagttgcctatatgttattccagttgtccagctgtctgcgtaccaaatttcattgcaatcggttcagtagtttttgcgtgaaagagcaacaaacacacacatccttacaaactttcgcattcataattttagtaggattatgtacctataaatttgtattttcatgccgttttttaaatattcatcaaaCAAACATGCATAAATTAGCAACTAGAAACTTTGTTGTGTACTGCAAATTTGCGAATCGTTTATGTTCACGTTAAAGCGTTAATGATGCAATTacgtatctattaaaaagtataagcCGTTCAGTTATCCATCCtaattatcctatcctactaatattataaatgcgaaagtttgtaaggatatgtgtgcgtttgttgctgtttcacgcaaaaactacagaaccgattgcaatgaaatttggtacgtagatagctggacaattggaataacatataggcaacaggCGCAgctattatcatataatagctataaatgaattacaaattacaatatgaCGTTAAGAGTGGAATTGAGAAGGTCACATTCATAGTGTGAGACTTAGTATTTgctcgttaaaaataaataaaaaaaatataaagcataaaaattaaacttgacTCCTTCAACCTTCACTAAAATCTGTTTAGTTGTTTTCTCGTGAATATTAcacaaattgttaaatttatttatttcttgttctGCTCGGATTATAGTTAAAAGTcgagggttcgagaccggagGAGAGAGcaagaacaaaaaaactaatttcaaATTGTCTCCGTATATACTGACTACCAAGAcacgaaacggtgaaggaaaacatcatgaggaTATTCGACGCGTGGaataatcaaaagttcgactaCATGAGATTCAGATGGGCAGATGCCACACTTGGCCACCTTGCTgtgattatggcctgaaccctcataaaaGGTCTGTGTCCCTGGTATAAATATCCCAAACAAGGTCCATGTTTGGGATATT from Zerene cesonia ecotype Mississippi unplaced genomic scaffold, Zerene_cesonia_1.1 Zces_u001, whole genome shotgun sequence carries:
- the LOC119838184 gene encoding fatty acyl-CoA reductase wat-like; amino-acid sequence: MASTKLNGIARENFKNQNGTCDAVLPSVDRKVIDSFCVECSREIVDQNMNQTRQLSEIQKFYNGANVLITGATGFLGKILVEKLLRSCPGVENLYLLVRQKRGKDIYTRIEEIFDDPMFDRLKEEVPKFRHKIVVIPADCERPGLGLNIKDRQTLIEKVNMIFHSAATVKFDEHLRAALATNVQASLYLLQLAREMRDLKVFMHISTAYSNSHLSSIEEKFYPLEADCSRIQQTIDKLTDAQINEILPEILGEWPNTYTFTKALTEKELRNSCSGVPLGIFRPAIVISTANEPLKCWLDNMYGPTGVTVGSMTGMLRTIQCDKDVTADLVPVDSVVNCLIAASVDVCKKYRSRSPPSEPPIFNYVSSVENKITWGEFMRQNMERIDRHPLSNAVWYISLTLNKSAVMNQIYIFFLHLIPAVLVDGLASCVGRKPQMLKVYRKIHKFSSVICYFSTKEITFCNQRTRRLWDDTSDLDKQIFPFSMKQMDWEEYFDHYLAGIRRYLFKESDDTLPQARIKWKRLYYLHQIVRILFYVFIIYCLWSMLSKLF